In a genomic window of Zingiber officinale cultivar Zhangliang chromosome 9B, Zo_v1.1, whole genome shotgun sequence:
- the LOC122024037 gene encoding protein SCARECROW-like, producing MVRKRLASELNLQGESSSSSSRLPRRGSAPSPTFLPEPDLLFDQPPSLLPSLHALQPLATLPLCGFSGLPLFEPEADRPALPAAGFDASVCVGDPAAEADWVDRIVRDIISSSTAGGEVSVSQILSSVREIVHPCNPALAALLEFRLRSLTSDLCPATSSLPAVGEPSDKQRRETKAPAGLPEIKASSIPAAPPQSQSSRPQPGQRNDTSASSSHEATASAATVVKEKRDREVHQRKQEAEGLHLLTLLLQCAEAVAADKLDEANVLLLEISELSTPYGTSAQRVAAYFSEAMYARLVSSCLGLYAPLPVVPQRHRLASAFQVFNGISPFVKFSHFTANQAIQEAFEHEDRVHIIDFDIMQGLQWPGLFHILASRASGPPRVRLTGVGSSMNALEATGKRLSDFADTLGLPFEFVPVTEKIGNLDPDRLGVSRREAVAVHWLHHSLYDVAGSDNNTLWLLQRLAPKVVTMVEQDLSQGGSFLARFVEAIHYYSALFDSLGASYGEDSQERHIVEQQLLSREIRNVLAVGGPARSGEVKFSNWREKLSQSGFQGVSLAGNAAAQATLLLGMFPSDGYTLVEENGTLKLGWKDLCLLTASAWRPLSRYGRLHHHHNVTAPTTAAATSTLTGS from the exons ATGGTGAGGAAGCGCCTCGCGTCCGAACTCAACCTGCAGGGcgagtcgtcgtcgtcgtcgtctcgACTCCCTCGCCGAGGTTCCGCCCCCAGCCCGACCTTCCTCCCCGAGCCTGACCTTCTCTTCGATCAGCCGCCCTCTTTGTTGCCGTCTTTGCACGCCCTGCAGCCTTTGGCTACGCTCCCTCTTTGCGGCTTCTCCGGCTTGCCTCTCTTCGAGCCTGAGGCTGACCGACCTGCGCTGCCCGCTGCGGGCTTCGACGCTTCCGTTTGCGTTGGCGATCCCGCGGCGGAAGCGGATTGGGTGGACCGTATCGTTCGTGACATAATTAGTAGCTCTACTGCAGGCGGCGAGGTCTCCGTTTCTCAGATTTTAAGCAGCGTGCGGGAGATCGTGCATCCTTGCAACCCTGCCTTGGCTGCGCTCCTCGAGTTCCGCCTCCGCTCGCTCACCTCCGACTTGTGTCCTGCCACGTCCTCTCTCCCCGCCGTAGGTGAGCCCTCTGACAAGCAGCGGAGAGAAACCAAGGCTCCGGCGGGACTTCCGGAAATTAAAGCGTCTTCGATTCCTGCTGCACCACCTCAATCTCAGTCGTCTCGACCTCAACCTGGTCAGCGAAACGACACCTCTGCCTCCTCTTCCCACGAGGCGACAGCATCGGCCGCAACGGTTGTGAAGGAGAAGAGGGATCGTGAGGTGCACCAGAGGAAGCAGGAAGCGGAGGGGCTGCACCTCCTCACGCTGCTCCTGCAGTGTGCGGAAGCGGTGGCCGCTGACAAACTTGACGAGGCCAACGTTCTTTTGCTGGAGATCTCGGAGCTATCGACGCCCTACGGCACGTCGGCGCAGCGAGTGGCGGCATACTTCTCGGAGGCCATGTATGCCAGGCTGGTGAGTTCCTGCCTCGGCCTTTACGCCCCGCTACCGGTGGTGCCGCAGCGCCACCGCCTAGCCTCCGCCTTCCAGGTCTTCAACGGCATCAGCCCCTTTGTCAAGTTCTCCCATTTCACTGCCAACCAGGCCATCCAGGAGGCGTTTGAGCACGAAGACCGCGTGCACATCATCGACTTCGACATCATGCAGGGCTTGCAGTGGCCTGGCCTCTTCCACATCCTCGCCTCCCGCGCCAGCGGCCCTCCCCGGGTGCGCCTCACCGGAGTAGGCTCCTCCATGAACGCGCTCGAGGCCACCGGAAAGCGTCTCTCCGACTTCGCCGACACACTCGGCCTCCCCTTCGAGTTTGTACCCGTGACCGAGAAAATCGGCAACCTCGACCCCGATCGCCTGGGCGTGTCCCGTCGCGAGGCCGTTGCCGTCCACTGGTTGCACCACTCACTCTACGACGTCGCCGGCTCCGACAACAACACCCTTTGGCTTCTCCAGCG ATTGGCGCCGAAGGTGGTGACGATGGTGGAGCAAGACCTGAGCCAGGGAGGCTCGTTCTTGGCCCGGTTCGTAGAGGCAATCCACTACTACTCGGCGCTCTTCGACTCGCTGGGGGCCAGCTACGGCGAGGACAGCCAGGAGCGGCACATCGTGGAGCAGCAGCTGCTTTCCCGCGAGATCCGCAACGTGCTGGCCGTCGGCGGCCCGGCGCGTTCCGGCGAGGTCAAGTTCAGCAACTGGAGGGAGAAGCTGAGCCAGTCGGGCTTCCAGGGGGTGTCGCTGGCCGGCAACGCGGCGGCGCAGGCCACCCTGCTCCTCGGCATGTTCCCTTCCGACGGCTACACGCTGGTGGAGGAGAACGGCACGCTGAAACTGGGGTGGAAGGACCTCTGCTTGCTCACCGCCTCGGCCTGGAGGCCGCTGAGCCGCTACGGACGCCTCCACCACCATCACAACGTCACGGCCCCGACCACCGCCGCCGCCACCTCCACCCTGACAGGCAGTTAG
- the LOC122023309 gene encoding probable protein S-acyltransferase 22 produces MVFALLLLILQWAVGMLVLILCFVERRRFSAEIVSKLGSSFSLAPFIIVVAVCTLLAMVATLPVAQLFFFHILLIKKGISTYDYIIALREQDQEQEQLAVGGQQSPQMSQVSSFTGLSSTSSFNQFHRGAWCTPPRLFLEDQVSYFHYLESYCECNLPCFLSFPIRSQKQKRPVPIYSTTPPISSPEHAKKSPITLESLVHPLLNHGISPRATDQKHEEGSFWCLASERDAPAWKSESEKPTSKFPRRYLLVAIRP; encoded by the exons aTGGTGTTTGCTCTTCTCTTG CTTATTCTGCAGTGGGCTGTTGGGATGCTTGTGCTGATACTGTGTTTTGTTGAGAGAAGGAGATTTTCTGCTGAAATTGTTTCAAAGCTGGGTAGTAGCTTTTCCTTGGCACCCTTTATCATTGTGGTG GCTGTGTGCACTTTATTAGCCATGGTTGCTACTCTTCCAGTTGCACAACTTTTCTTCTTccatattcttttaataaaaaag GGAATCAGCACCTATGATTACATTATTGCTTTGAGGGAGCAAGATCAGGAGCAGGAGCAACTTGCTGTTGGTGGGCAGCAAAGTCCGCAAATGTCCCAAGTGAGCTCTTTTACTGGACTAAGCAGCACCAGTTCTTTCAATCAATTCCATCGCGGTGCATGGTGTACTCCGCCAAGATTATTCCTTGAGGATCAggtatcatactttcattatttAGAAAGTTATTGTGAATGTAATTTACCATG TTTCCTCTCTTTTCCCATTCGAAGTCAAAAGCAAAAACGTCCTGTACCAATCTACTCCACCACTCCTCCAATCTCTTCCCCCGAGCACGCGAAAAAGTCTCCCATTACCCTCGAAAGCCTCGTCCATCCCCTGCTTAACCATGGAATTTCCCCCCGTGCTACCGATCAAAAGCACGAGGAAGGGTCCTTTTGGTGTCTTGCGAGTGAGAGAGATGCCCCAGCATGGAAATCGGAATCCGAGAAGCCAACGTCCAAATTCCCTCGCCGTTATCTCCTTGTAGCAATCCGCCCATGA